The Callithrix jacchus isolate 240 chromosome X, calJac240_pri, whole genome shotgun sequence genome contains a region encoding:
- the ADGRG2 gene encoding adhesion G-protein coupled receptor G2 isoform X19 has product MAFSGRQCGCVGRTEEVLLTFRIFLVILCLHVVLVTSLEDDTDTFSLSSTPAKLSVISFAPSSNEVETTSLNDVTSTFLSTLNQTGVKPQRNICNLSSICNDSAFFKGEIMFQYDEESTIPQNQDKTNDTLTRVLSLSESKRSELNKTLQTLSETYFIMCATAEAQSTLNCTFTIKLNNTMNACAVIAALERVKIRPMEHCCCSFKTPCPSSPEELEKMQCDLQDPIVCLADSPHGPPFSSSQSIPVVSRVTMFSQVPNAASFAKKPPDYSPATHNVPSPIGDMHPPSPQPSALIASSPAIDMPPQSGTISSPMPQTHVSSTPPPVKASLSSPTVSASVNVVTNSTHPVQTDIVNTSSISDLENQVSQMEKALSLGSLEPNLAGEMINQVSKLLHSPPAMLAPLAQRLLKVVDDIGLQLNFSNKTISLTSPSLALAVIRVNASDFNTTTFAAQDPANLQVSLETQAPENSIGKITLPSSLMSNLPANDMELASRVLFNFFETPALFQDPSLENLSLISYVISSSVANLTIKNLTRNVTVTLKHINPSQDELTVRCVFWDLGRNGGRGGWSDDGCSVKDRRLNETICTCSHLTSFGILLDLSRTSVLPAQTMALTFITYIGCGLSSIFLSVTLVTYIAFEKIRRDYPSKILIQLCAALLLLNLAFLLDSWIALYKMQGLCISVAVFLHYFLLVSFTWMGLEAFHMYLALVKVFNTYIRKYILKFCIVGWGVPAMVVTIILTISPDNYGLGSYGKFPSGSPDDFCWINSNAVFYITVVGYFCVIFLLNVSMFIVVLVQLCRIKKRKQLGAQRKTSIQDLRSIAGLTFLLGITWGFAFFAWGPVNMTFMYLFAIFNTLQGFFIFIFYCVAKENVRKQWRRYLCCGKLRLAENSDWSKTATNGLKKQTVNQGVSSSSNSLQSNSNSTNSTTLLVNNDCSVHASRNGNASTERNGVSFSVQNGDVCLHDFTGKQHMFHEKEDSCNGKGRMALRRTSKRGSLHFIEQM; this is encoded by the exons GCGTCAAACCCCAGCGAAATATCTGCAATTTGTCATCTATTTGCAATGACTCAG cattttttaaaggtgAGATCATGTTTCAATACGATGAAGAAAGCACCATTCCGCAG AATCAAGATAAAACGAATGACACCTTAACTAGAGTCCTGTCTCTAAGTGAATCAAA ACGCTCAGAGCTCAACAAAACCCTACAAACCCTAAGTGAG actTATTTTATAATGTGTGCTACAGCAGAGGCCCAAAG CACATTAAATTGCACATTCACAATAAAACTGAATAATACAATGAATGCATGTGCTGTAATAGCTGCTTTGGAAAGAGTAAAGATTCGACCAATGG AGCACTGCTGCTGTTCTTTCAAGAcaccctgcccttcctccccagaAGAGCTGGAAAAGATGCAGTG TGACCTGCAGGATCCCATTGTCTGTCTTGCGGACAGTCCACATGGCCCACCGTTTTCTTCTAGCCAATCCATCCCAGTGGTGTCCCGGGTCACTATGTTTTCCCAGGTCCCGAATGCCGCCTCTTTTGCTAAGAAGCCCCCAGATTATTCACCTGCGACCCACAATGTTCCCTCTCCAATAGGGGACATGCACCCCCCTTCACCCCAGCCTTCAGCTCTCATAGCTTCCAGCCCCGCCATTGACATGCCCCCACAGTCTGGAACGATCTCTTCCCCTATGCCCCAAACTCATGTCTCCAGCACCCCACCTCCTGTGAAAGCGTCACTTTCCTCTCCCACCGTGTCTGCCTCTGTGAATGTCGTCACCAACAGCACACATCCTGTCCAGACAG ACATCGTCAACACCAGCAGTATTTCTGATCTTGAGAACCAAGTGTCACAGATGGAGAAGGCTCTGTCCTTGGGCAGCTTGGAGCCTAACCTCGCAGGAGAAATGATAAACCAAGTCAGCAAACTCCTTCATTCCCCGCCCGCCATGCTGGCCCCTCTGGCTCAAAG ATTGCTGAAAGTAGTGGATGACATTGGCCTGCAGCTGAACTTTTCAAACAAGACCATAAGTCTGACCTCCCCTTCTTTGGCACTGGCCGTGATCAGAGTGAATGCCAGTGATTTCAACACAACTACCTTTGCAGCCCAAGACCCTGCAAATCTTCAG GTTTCTCTGGAAACCCAAGCTCCTGAGAACAGTATTGGCAAAATTACTCTTCCTTCATCACTGATGAGTAATTTACCAGCTAATGACATGGAGCTAGCTTCCAGGGTtctgttcaatttttttgaaacacCTGCCTTGTTTCAG GATCCTTCCCTGGAGAACCTCTCTCTGATCAGCTACGTCATATCATCGAGTGTTGCAAACCTGACCATCAAGAACTTGACAAGAAACGTGACAGTCACATTAAAGCACATCAACCCGAGCCAG GATGAGTTAACAGTGAGATGTGTATTTTGGGACTTGGGCAGAAATG GTGGCAGAGGAGGCTGGTCAGATGATGGCTGCTCTGTTAAAGACAGGAGATTGAATGAAACCATCTGTACCTGTAGCCATCTAACAAGCTTCGGCATTCTACTG GACCTATCTAGGACATCTGTGCTGCCTGCTCAAACGATGGCTCTGACGTTTATTACGTATATTGGTTGTGGGCTTTCATCCATTTTTCTGTCAGTTACTCTTGTAACCTACATAGCTTTTGA AAAGATCCGGAGGGATTACCCTTCCAAAATCCTCATCCAGCTGTGTGCTGCTCTGCTACTGCTGAACCTGGCCTTCCTCTTGGACTCGTGGATTGCGCTGTATAAGATGCAAGGCCTCTGCATCTCAGTAGctgtatttcttcattattttctgttgGTCTCATTCACATGGATGGGCCTGGAAGCATTCCATATGTACCTGGCCCTTGTCAAAGTATTTAATACTTACATCCGAAAATACATCCTTAAATTCTGCATTGTTGGTTGGG GGGTACCAGCTATGGTTGTGACCATCATCCTGACTATATCCCCAGATAACTATGGGCTTGGATCCTATGGGAAATTCCCCAGTGGGTCACCGGATGACTT CTGCTGGATCAACAGCAATGCAGTGTTCTACATTACGGTGGTGGGATATTTCTGTGTGATATTTTTGCTGAATGTCAGCATGTTCATTGTGGTCCTGGTTCAGCTCTGTCGAATTAAAAAGAGGAAGCAATTGGGAGCCCAGCGAAAAACCAGTATTCAAGACCTCAGGAGCATCGCCGGCCTTACATTTTTACTGGGAATAACTTGGGGCTTTGCCTTCTTTGCCTGGGGACCAGTTAACATGACCTTCATGTATCTTTTTGCCATCTTTAATACCTTACAAG GATTTTTCATATTCATCTTTTACTGTGTagcaaaagaaaatgtcaggaaGCAATGGAGGCGGTATCTTTGTTGTGGAAAGTTGCGGCTGGCTGAAAATTCTG ACTGGAGTAAAACTGCTACTAATGGTTTAAAGAAGCAGACTGTAAACCAAGGAGTGTCCAGCTCTTCAAATTCCTTACAGTCAAACAGTAACTCCACTAACTCCACCACACTGCTAGTGAATAATGATTGCTCAGTGCACGCAAGCAGGAATG GAAATGCTTCTACAGAGAGGAATGGGGTTTCTTTTAGTGTTCAGAATGGAGATGTGTGCCTTCATGATTTCACTGGAAAACAGCACATGTTTCATGAGAAGGAAGATTCCTGCAATGGGAAAGGCCGTATGGCTCTCAGAAGGACTTCAAAGCGGGGAAGCTTACACTTTATTGAGCAAATGTGA
- the ADGRG2 gene encoding adhesion G-protein coupled receptor G2 isoform X23 yields MAFSGRQCGCVGRTEEVLLTFRIFLVILCLHVVLVTSLEDVTSTFLSTLNQTGVKPQRNICNLSSICNDSAFFKGEIMFQYDEESTIPQNQDKTNDTLTRVLSLSESKRSELNKTLQTLSETYFIMCATAEAQSTLNCTFTIKLNNTMNACAVIAALERVKIRPMEHCCCSFKTPCPSSPEELEKMQCDLQDPIVCLADSPHGPPFSSSQSIPVVSRVTMFSQVPNAASFAKKPPDYSPATHNVPSPIGDMHPPSPQPSALIASSPAIDMPPQSGTISSPMPQTHVSSTPPPVKASLSSPTVSASVNVVTNSTHPVQTDIVNTSSISDLENQVSQMEKALSLGSLEPNLAGEMINQVSKLLHSPPAMLAPLAQRLLKVVDDIGLQLNFSNKTISLTSPSLALAVIRVNASDFNTTTFAAQDPANLQVSLETQAPENSIGKITLPSSLMSNLPANDMELASRVLFNFFETPALFQDPSLENLSLISYVISSSVANLTIKNLTRNVTVTLKHINPSQDELTVRCVFWDLGRNGGRGGWSDDGCSVKDRRLNETICTCSHLTSFGILLDLSRTSVLPAQTMALTFITYIGCGLSSIFLSVTLVTYIAFEKIRRDYPSKILIQLCAALLLLNLAFLLDSWIALYKMQGLCISVAVFLHYFLLVSFTWMGLEAFHMYLALVKVFNTYIRKYILKFCIVGWGVPAMVVTIILTISPDNYGLGSYGKFPSGSPDDFCWINSNAVFYITVVGYFCVIFLLNVSMFIVVLVQLCRIKKRKQLGAQRKTSIQDLRSIAGLTFLLGITWGFAFFAWGPVNMTFMYLFAIFNTLQGFFIFIFYCVAKENVRKQWRRYLCCGKLRLAENSDWSKTATNGLKKQTVNQGVSSSSNSLQSNSNSTNSTTLLVNNDCSVHASRNGNASTERNGVSFSVQNGDVCLHDFTGKQHMFHEKEDSCNGKGRMALRRTSKRGSLHFIEQM; encoded by the exons GCGTCAAACCCCAGCGAAATATCTGCAATTTGTCATCTATTTGCAATGACTCAG cattttttaaaggtgAGATCATGTTTCAATACGATGAAGAAAGCACCATTCCGCAG AATCAAGATAAAACGAATGACACCTTAACTAGAGTCCTGTCTCTAAGTGAATCAAA ACGCTCAGAGCTCAACAAAACCCTACAAACCCTAAGTGAG actTATTTTATAATGTGTGCTACAGCAGAGGCCCAAAG CACATTAAATTGCACATTCACAATAAAACTGAATAATACAATGAATGCATGTGCTGTAATAGCTGCTTTGGAAAGAGTAAAGATTCGACCAATGG AGCACTGCTGCTGTTCTTTCAAGAcaccctgcccttcctccccagaAGAGCTGGAAAAGATGCAGTG TGACCTGCAGGATCCCATTGTCTGTCTTGCGGACAGTCCACATGGCCCACCGTTTTCTTCTAGCCAATCCATCCCAGTGGTGTCCCGGGTCACTATGTTTTCCCAGGTCCCGAATGCCGCCTCTTTTGCTAAGAAGCCCCCAGATTATTCACCTGCGACCCACAATGTTCCCTCTCCAATAGGGGACATGCACCCCCCTTCACCCCAGCCTTCAGCTCTCATAGCTTCCAGCCCCGCCATTGACATGCCCCCACAGTCTGGAACGATCTCTTCCCCTATGCCCCAAACTCATGTCTCCAGCACCCCACCTCCTGTGAAAGCGTCACTTTCCTCTCCCACCGTGTCTGCCTCTGTGAATGTCGTCACCAACAGCACACATCCTGTCCAGACAG ACATCGTCAACACCAGCAGTATTTCTGATCTTGAGAACCAAGTGTCACAGATGGAGAAGGCTCTGTCCTTGGGCAGCTTGGAGCCTAACCTCGCAGGAGAAATGATAAACCAAGTCAGCAAACTCCTTCATTCCCCGCCCGCCATGCTGGCCCCTCTGGCTCAAAG ATTGCTGAAAGTAGTGGATGACATTGGCCTGCAGCTGAACTTTTCAAACAAGACCATAAGTCTGACCTCCCCTTCTTTGGCACTGGCCGTGATCAGAGTGAATGCCAGTGATTTCAACACAACTACCTTTGCAGCCCAAGACCCTGCAAATCTTCAG GTTTCTCTGGAAACCCAAGCTCCTGAGAACAGTATTGGCAAAATTACTCTTCCTTCATCACTGATGAGTAATTTACCAGCTAATGACATGGAGCTAGCTTCCAGGGTtctgttcaatttttttgaaacacCTGCCTTGTTTCAG GATCCTTCCCTGGAGAACCTCTCTCTGATCAGCTACGTCATATCATCGAGTGTTGCAAACCTGACCATCAAGAACTTGACAAGAAACGTGACAGTCACATTAAAGCACATCAACCCGAGCCAG GATGAGTTAACAGTGAGATGTGTATTTTGGGACTTGGGCAGAAATG GTGGCAGAGGAGGCTGGTCAGATGATGGCTGCTCTGTTAAAGACAGGAGATTGAATGAAACCATCTGTACCTGTAGCCATCTAACAAGCTTCGGCATTCTACTG GACCTATCTAGGACATCTGTGCTGCCTGCTCAAACGATGGCTCTGACGTTTATTACGTATATTGGTTGTGGGCTTTCATCCATTTTTCTGTCAGTTACTCTTGTAACCTACATAGCTTTTGA AAAGATCCGGAGGGATTACCCTTCCAAAATCCTCATCCAGCTGTGTGCTGCTCTGCTACTGCTGAACCTGGCCTTCCTCTTGGACTCGTGGATTGCGCTGTATAAGATGCAAGGCCTCTGCATCTCAGTAGctgtatttcttcattattttctgttgGTCTCATTCACATGGATGGGCCTGGAAGCATTCCATATGTACCTGGCCCTTGTCAAAGTATTTAATACTTACATCCGAAAATACATCCTTAAATTCTGCATTGTTGGTTGGG GGGTACCAGCTATGGTTGTGACCATCATCCTGACTATATCCCCAGATAACTATGGGCTTGGATCCTATGGGAAATTCCCCAGTGGGTCACCGGATGACTT CTGCTGGATCAACAGCAATGCAGTGTTCTACATTACGGTGGTGGGATATTTCTGTGTGATATTTTTGCTGAATGTCAGCATGTTCATTGTGGTCCTGGTTCAGCTCTGTCGAATTAAAAAGAGGAAGCAATTGGGAGCCCAGCGAAAAACCAGTATTCAAGACCTCAGGAGCATCGCCGGCCTTACATTTTTACTGGGAATAACTTGGGGCTTTGCCTTCTTTGCCTGGGGACCAGTTAACATGACCTTCATGTATCTTTTTGCCATCTTTAATACCTTACAAG GATTTTTCATATTCATCTTTTACTGTGTagcaaaagaaaatgtcaggaaGCAATGGAGGCGGTATCTTTGTTGTGGAAAGTTGCGGCTGGCTGAAAATTCTG ACTGGAGTAAAACTGCTACTAATGGTTTAAAGAAGCAGACTGTAAACCAAGGAGTGTCCAGCTCTTCAAATTCCTTACAGTCAAACAGTAACTCCACTAACTCCACCACACTGCTAGTGAATAATGATTGCTCAGTGCACGCAAGCAGGAATG GAAATGCTTCTACAGAGAGGAATGGGGTTTCTTTTAGTGTTCAGAATGGAGATGTGTGCCTTCATGATTTCACTGGAAAACAGCACATGTTTCATGAGAAGGAAGATTCCTGCAATGGGAAAGGCCGTATGGCTCTCAGAAGGACTTCAAAGCGGGGAAGCTTACACTTTATTGAGCAAATGTGA
- the ADGRG2 gene encoding adhesion G-protein coupled receptor G2 isoform X22 gives MAFSGRQCGCVGRTEEVLLTFRIFLVILCLHVVLVTSLEDDTDTFSLSSTPDVTSTFLSTLNQTGVKPQRNICNLSSICNDSAFFKGEIMFQYDEESTIPQNQDKTNDTLTRVLSLSESKRSELNKTLQTLSETYFIMCATAEAQSTLNCTFTIKLNNTMNACAVIAALERVKIRPMEHCCCSFKTPCPSSPEELEKMQCDLQDPIVCLADSPHGPPFSSSQSIPVVSRVTMFSQVPNAASFAKKPPDYSPATHNVPSPIGDMHPPSPQPSALIASSPAIDMPPQSGTISSPMPQTHVSSTPPPVKASLSSPTVSASVNVVTNSTHPVQTDIVNTSSISDLENQVSQMEKALSLGSLEPNLAGEMINQVSKLLHSPPAMLAPLAQRLLKVVDDIGLQLNFSNKTISLTSPSLALAVIRVNASDFNTTTFAAQDPANLQVSLETQAPENSIGKITLPSSLMSNLPANDMELASRVLFNFFETPALFQDPSLENLSLISYVISSSVANLTIKNLTRNVTVTLKHINPSQDELTVRCVFWDLGRNGGRGGWSDDGCSVKDRRLNETICTCSHLTSFGILLDLSRTSVLPAQTMALTFITYIGCGLSSIFLSVTLVTYIAFEKIRRDYPSKILIQLCAALLLLNLAFLLDSWIALYKMQGLCISVAVFLHYFLLVSFTWMGLEAFHMYLALVKVFNTYIRKYILKFCIVGWGVPAMVVTIILTISPDNYGLGSYGKFPSGSPDDFCWINSNAVFYITVVGYFCVIFLLNVSMFIVVLVQLCRIKKRKQLGAQRKTSIQDLRSIAGLTFLLGITWGFAFFAWGPVNMTFMYLFAIFNTLQGFFIFIFYCVAKENVRKQWRRYLCCGKLRLAENSDWSKTATNGLKKQTVNQGVSSSSNSLQSNSNSTNSTTLLVNNDCSVHASRNGNASTERNGVSFSVQNGDVCLHDFTGKQHMFHEKEDSCNGKGRMALRRTSKRGSLHFIEQM, from the exons GCGTCAAACCCCAGCGAAATATCTGCAATTTGTCATCTATTTGCAATGACTCAG cattttttaaaggtgAGATCATGTTTCAATACGATGAAGAAAGCACCATTCCGCAG AATCAAGATAAAACGAATGACACCTTAACTAGAGTCCTGTCTCTAAGTGAATCAAA ACGCTCAGAGCTCAACAAAACCCTACAAACCCTAAGTGAG actTATTTTATAATGTGTGCTACAGCAGAGGCCCAAAG CACATTAAATTGCACATTCACAATAAAACTGAATAATACAATGAATGCATGTGCTGTAATAGCTGCTTTGGAAAGAGTAAAGATTCGACCAATGG AGCACTGCTGCTGTTCTTTCAAGAcaccctgcccttcctccccagaAGAGCTGGAAAAGATGCAGTG TGACCTGCAGGATCCCATTGTCTGTCTTGCGGACAGTCCACATGGCCCACCGTTTTCTTCTAGCCAATCCATCCCAGTGGTGTCCCGGGTCACTATGTTTTCCCAGGTCCCGAATGCCGCCTCTTTTGCTAAGAAGCCCCCAGATTATTCACCTGCGACCCACAATGTTCCCTCTCCAATAGGGGACATGCACCCCCCTTCACCCCAGCCTTCAGCTCTCATAGCTTCCAGCCCCGCCATTGACATGCCCCCACAGTCTGGAACGATCTCTTCCCCTATGCCCCAAACTCATGTCTCCAGCACCCCACCTCCTGTGAAAGCGTCACTTTCCTCTCCCACCGTGTCTGCCTCTGTGAATGTCGTCACCAACAGCACACATCCTGTCCAGACAG ACATCGTCAACACCAGCAGTATTTCTGATCTTGAGAACCAAGTGTCACAGATGGAGAAGGCTCTGTCCTTGGGCAGCTTGGAGCCTAACCTCGCAGGAGAAATGATAAACCAAGTCAGCAAACTCCTTCATTCCCCGCCCGCCATGCTGGCCCCTCTGGCTCAAAG ATTGCTGAAAGTAGTGGATGACATTGGCCTGCAGCTGAACTTTTCAAACAAGACCATAAGTCTGACCTCCCCTTCTTTGGCACTGGCCGTGATCAGAGTGAATGCCAGTGATTTCAACACAACTACCTTTGCAGCCCAAGACCCTGCAAATCTTCAG GTTTCTCTGGAAACCCAAGCTCCTGAGAACAGTATTGGCAAAATTACTCTTCCTTCATCACTGATGAGTAATTTACCAGCTAATGACATGGAGCTAGCTTCCAGGGTtctgttcaatttttttgaaacacCTGCCTTGTTTCAG GATCCTTCCCTGGAGAACCTCTCTCTGATCAGCTACGTCATATCATCGAGTGTTGCAAACCTGACCATCAAGAACTTGACAAGAAACGTGACAGTCACATTAAAGCACATCAACCCGAGCCAG GATGAGTTAACAGTGAGATGTGTATTTTGGGACTTGGGCAGAAATG GTGGCAGAGGAGGCTGGTCAGATGATGGCTGCTCTGTTAAAGACAGGAGATTGAATGAAACCATCTGTACCTGTAGCCATCTAACAAGCTTCGGCATTCTACTG GACCTATCTAGGACATCTGTGCTGCCTGCTCAAACGATGGCTCTGACGTTTATTACGTATATTGGTTGTGGGCTTTCATCCATTTTTCTGTCAGTTACTCTTGTAACCTACATAGCTTTTGA AAAGATCCGGAGGGATTACCCTTCCAAAATCCTCATCCAGCTGTGTGCTGCTCTGCTACTGCTGAACCTGGCCTTCCTCTTGGACTCGTGGATTGCGCTGTATAAGATGCAAGGCCTCTGCATCTCAGTAGctgtatttcttcattattttctgttgGTCTCATTCACATGGATGGGCCTGGAAGCATTCCATATGTACCTGGCCCTTGTCAAAGTATTTAATACTTACATCCGAAAATACATCCTTAAATTCTGCATTGTTGGTTGGG GGGTACCAGCTATGGTTGTGACCATCATCCTGACTATATCCCCAGATAACTATGGGCTTGGATCCTATGGGAAATTCCCCAGTGGGTCACCGGATGACTT CTGCTGGATCAACAGCAATGCAGTGTTCTACATTACGGTGGTGGGATATTTCTGTGTGATATTTTTGCTGAATGTCAGCATGTTCATTGTGGTCCTGGTTCAGCTCTGTCGAATTAAAAAGAGGAAGCAATTGGGAGCCCAGCGAAAAACCAGTATTCAAGACCTCAGGAGCATCGCCGGCCTTACATTTTTACTGGGAATAACTTGGGGCTTTGCCTTCTTTGCCTGGGGACCAGTTAACATGACCTTCATGTATCTTTTTGCCATCTTTAATACCTTACAAG GATTTTTCATATTCATCTTTTACTGTGTagcaaaagaaaatgtcaggaaGCAATGGAGGCGGTATCTTTGTTGTGGAAAGTTGCGGCTGGCTGAAAATTCTG ACTGGAGTAAAACTGCTACTAATGGTTTAAAGAAGCAGACTGTAAACCAAGGAGTGTCCAGCTCTTCAAATTCCTTACAGTCAAACAGTAACTCCACTAACTCCACCACACTGCTAGTGAATAATGATTGCTCAGTGCACGCAAGCAGGAATG GAAATGCTTCTACAGAGAGGAATGGGGTTTCTTTTAGTGTTCAGAATGGAGATGTGTGCCTTCATGATTTCACTGGAAAACAGCACATGTTTCATGAGAAGGAAGATTCCTGCAATGGGAAAGGCCGTATGGCTCTCAGAAGGACTTCAAAGCGGGGAAGCTTACACTTTATTGAGCAAATGTGA